A portion of the Methanomicrobia archaeon genome contains these proteins:
- a CDS encoding DUF424 family protein: MYVKEYNSASGLLVAVCDRDLLGKSFEEGELSLKISERFYKGEEATEGEVITSLQRATIANLVGNRTIKCAVDNDFIDEACVIFVDGVPHAQMVKL; encoded by the coding sequence ATGTATGTCAAAGAATACAACTCGGCGTCCGGGCTGCTGGTAGCAGTATGCGACAGGGATTTGCTGGGGAAGAGCTTTGAAGAAGGAGAACTCTCTCTGAAAATCTCTGAACGATTTTACAAAGGCGAAGAAGCGACGGAAGGTGAAGTAATCACGTCGTTACAGCGTGCGACAATAGCGAATTTAGTGGGTAACCGCACGATAAAATGCGCCGTCGACAACGATTTTATCGACGAAGCCTGTGTGATTTTTGTTGATGGCGTACCGCATGCTCAGATGGTGAAACTCTGA
- a CDS encoding NAD-binding protein yields the protein MQVIFGCGRIGYAIAKELRGKGLDVLIVDIDEKKVELLKDEGFIAFVGDINDPEVTRKVLSEGVAEAFFIVSNDCTGNKQALKNVKKDAPQARVVVRAVDPTDKEDLKELGVDVVLSIPDITAKTAIGDLESVKSRMKAKQLVTMIEELKEHEEERLGIVVHDSPDPDAIASALALKHIAKHVGVSADITYRGEIGHHVNRAFVNILGIEMVRIEREDDLKGYSKLALIDASVPGMNNPLPPEGNIDIIIDHHTANNKGKVNADFFDIRPDTGATSTILTEYLRELEVPVDKVLATALLHGIRTDTSGFKRETNPADFSAAAFLHVKADKDLLDQIETPPMSTEMLNVVGDAILNKKIKGSYLITNAGMVANRDAIPQAADYLLNLEGIATVVVIGLYEDKAFISGRSKDIRVNIGDAFARAFGDIGSAGGHASMAAAQIPLGIFSGLKDKETIMQLVEDAVTKRFLAVMMKEESSE from the coding sequence GGAGTTGCGAGGGAAGGGTTTGGATGTGCTTATCGTGGACATCGATGAGAAGAAGGTGGAATTACTCAAGGACGAAGGGTTCATTGCGTTTGTCGGAGATATAAACGACCCTGAAGTGACGCGAAAGGTCCTAAGCGAAGGAGTTGCGGAAGCGTTTTTTATCGTAAGTAACGACTGCACCGGGAACAAGCAAGCACTGAAGAATGTGAAGAAAGATGCCCCTCAGGCTCGTGTAGTCGTGCGTGCGGTCGACCCTACAGATAAAGAGGATTTGAAGGAGTTAGGCGTTGATGTGGTCCTCTCCATCCCGGATATAACCGCAAAAACTGCAATAGGGGATTTAGAGAGCGTAAAGTCACGGATGAAAGCAAAACAATTGGTTACAATGATAGAGGAGCTAAAAGAGCACGAAGAAGAGCGATTGGGTATTGTGGTTCACGACAGCCCTGATCCTGACGCAATAGCTTCCGCTCTTGCACTCAAACACATAGCAAAGCACGTAGGTGTATCTGCGGATATAACGTACCGCGGGGAGATAGGACATCATGTGAATCGCGCTTTCGTGAATATCTTAGGGATAGAGATGGTCCGGATAGAGCGCGAGGACGATTTGAAAGGCTACAGTAAGTTGGCGCTTATAGACGCCAGTGTTCCTGGTATGAATAATCCCTTGCCACCAGAGGGTAATATAGACATCATCATAGACCATCATACCGCGAATAACAAAGGGAAGGTAAACGCCGATTTTTTCGATATCAGACCAGATACCGGTGCAACGTCCACGATACTGACAGAATATCTGCGGGAATTGGAAGTACCCGTGGATAAGGTGCTGGCGACGGCGCTTTTGCATGGAATAAGAACGGATACCAGTGGCTTCAAGCGCGAGACAAACCCCGCAGATTTCTCCGCCGCAGCGTTCCTCCATGTAAAGGCTGATAAAGACCTCCTAGACCAGATAGAAACGCCGCCTATGTCCACAGAGATGTTAAACGTCGTCGGCGATGCGATCTTAAACAAGAAGATAAAGGGGAGCTACTTAATCACGAATGCAGGCATGGTGGCGAATCGTGACGCTATCCCTCAAGCAGCTGATTATCTGCTCAATCTGGAAGGAATCGCGACGGTGGTCGTAATAGGACTCTACGAGGATAAGGCATTCATTTCCGGGCGGAGCAAGGACATCCGGGTGAATATAGGCGATGCTTTTGCACGCGCGTTCGGGGATATCGGCTCCGCGGGTGGCCACGCCTCGATGGCTGCTGCGCAGATACCGCTCGGCATCTTCAGCGGGCTCAAGGACAAAGAGACCATTATGCAACTTGTCGAAGATGCGGTGACAAAGCGATTCCTAGCGGTGATGATGAAAGAGGAATCGAGCGAATAA